The following proteins are co-located in the Leptospira weilii genome:
- a CDS encoding glycosyltransferase family 4 protein, producing MRTKRKEVQKNRALAIGLDARMIAHSGIGMRIRGLLKYLGPIALKENFQIYLFGDVTTILNEGILCYEFSDFEKNRSETETSDNSSKKEKDFSYPVIRYRSPIYSLSEFLGHPLMGRMDLLDIPHFNAPLRYLRKSIVTIHDIIPFRMKEFHSSFLKRIYMQVVFRLLRRFSKKIVSVSEYTAKDLEFVFGFSKEEIKVIHNGVDRSVFYPATATEKKKFLKKYELKEGYLLSVGIGKGHKNLNFVLNALKPLWDSKILKTKWVLGGVSGKIPDYLQADIMGYENRILPMERLSLNELRCLYSCAGLFIFPSKYEGFGFPPLEAQACGRPVVSSDTTVMPEILRDSVYYFSPNKPEELQSLLRDFSKNRNIVKNLIIKGKKNSARFSWEKAALEILEVYKSLS from the coding sequence ATGAGGACCAAAAGAAAGGAAGTACAAAAAAACCGAGCTTTGGCGATCGGATTGGATGCGCGCATGATCGCTCATTCAGGGATTGGGATGAGAATCCGCGGTCTTTTGAAGTATCTCGGTCCAATTGCGTTGAAAGAGAATTTTCAGATCTATCTTTTTGGAGATGTAACGACGATTTTGAACGAAGGAATTTTATGTTATGAATTTTCCGATTTTGAAAAAAACCGAAGTGAAACTGAAACTTCGGATAATTCTTCTAAAAAAGAAAAGGATTTTTCTTATCCTGTAATTCGCTACCGCTCTCCGATCTATTCTCTTTCCGAGTTTTTAGGTCATCCTTTGATGGGAAGAATGGATCTTTTGGACATACCTCATTTCAATGCACCTTTGAGATATCTCAGAAAATCGATCGTGACAATCCACGATATCATTCCCTTTCGAATGAAGGAATTTCATTCGAGTTTTCTAAAACGGATTTATATGCAGGTCGTATTTCGTTTGCTTCGACGATTTTCAAAAAAAATCGTATCCGTTTCCGAATATACGGCAAAGGATTTGGAATTCGTTTTCGGTTTTTCTAAAGAGGAAATTAAAGTAATCCACAACGGAGTCGACCGATCCGTTTTTTATCCTGCGACGGCTACGGAGAAAAAAAAATTTCTAAAAAAATACGAACTCAAAGAGGGTTATTTACTGAGCGTAGGAATCGGAAAAGGCCACAAGAATTTAAACTTTGTTCTCAATGCTCTAAAACCTCTTTGGGATTCTAAGATTCTAAAAACAAAATGGGTGTTAGGCGGTGTTTCTGGAAAAATTCCCGATTATTTGCAAGCGGACATTATGGGTTATGAAAATCGAATTCTTCCCATGGAAAGACTGTCCTTGAACGAACTTCGTTGCCTTTATTCTTGCGCGGGACTTTTCATCTTTCCTTCAAAATACGAAGGTTTCGGATTTCCTCCTTTAGAAGCCCAAGCCTGCGGTCGTCCGGTGGTATCTTCCGATACAACTGTCATGCCGGAAATTCTTCGAGACAGTGTGTACTATTTTTCTCCGAATAAACCGGAAGAATTGCAAAGTCTTTTGAGAGATTTTTCAAAAAATCGAAACATCGTAAAAAACTTGATCATAAAAGGAAAAAAAAATTCCGCCAGATTTTCTTGGGAAAAGGCGGCTTTAGAAATTTTGGAGGTTTATAAAAGTCTATCCTAA
- the folE gene encoding GTP cyclohydrolase I FolE, whose product MEENIVNILKSIGEDPNREGLLNTPKRVKKAYDFLTSGYHVDITKVVNGAIFEEPTEGMILVRDIEVYSLCEHHLLPFYGRAHVAYLPNKKIIGISKIPRIVDVFARRLQVQERLTEQIAYAVQEVLDPQGVAVVIKAKHLCMMMRGVEKQNSELFTSCLLGAFKENMVTRSEFLDLIRTGST is encoded by the coding sequence TTGGAAGAAAATATCGTAAACATTCTAAAATCAATCGGAGAAGATCCGAACAGAGAAGGTCTCCTCAACACTCCGAAACGAGTGAAAAAAGCTTACGACTTTCTGACATCCGGCTACCACGTCGACATTACGAAAGTTGTCAACGGAGCGATCTTTGAAGAACCTACGGAAGGAATGATTCTTGTTCGAGACATCGAAGTATATTCTCTTTGTGAACATCATCTTCTTCCTTTTTACGGAAGAGCTCACGTCGCTTATCTTCCTAACAAAAAGATCATCGGGATCAGCAAAATTCCTCGAATCGTCGATGTGTTTGCCAGAAGACTTCAAGTTCAGGAGCGTCTCACGGAACAAATCGCCTACGCCGTTCAGGAAGTTCTTGATCCCCAAGGAGTCGCGGTGGTCATTAAGGCGAAACATCTTTGTATGATGATGAGGGGAGTCGAAAAACAAAATTCGGAACTTTTCACCTCTTGCCTGTTAGGGGCTTTCAAAGAAAATATGGTAACCCGTTCCGAGTTTTTGGATCTCATTCGTACCGGATCCACCTAA
- the acs gene encoding acetate--CoA ligase encodes MAKERVVLPSAEFKKNANITLKDYKSLYKESIENPNKFWAREANRLTWFKKWTKVLNHDFKNAKVEWFKGGKLNVSYNCLDRHISTPLKNKAALIWEGDNPSESKVLTYYDLYREVNRFANVLKKYGVKKGDRVLVYLPMIPELAITILACTRIGAIHSVVFGGFSPEALQSRIDDCKPKLIVTADGGFRGGKPIELKRNVDLALEKSKENVKTVIVVRRTGNESGLVWKDGQDYWYHFLIGDPDLPSYCKPESMDAEDPLFILYTSGSTGKPKGVLHTTGGYLLGANLTFHYVFDIKPEDTYWCTADIGWVTGHSYLVYGPLSNGASSVMFEGVPSYPDAGRFWDVIDKYGVNIFYTAPTAIRALMREGLTHVQKRNLSSLRLLGSVGEPINPEAWEWYFKIIGKGKCPIVDTWWQTETGSIMITALPGAIPQKPGSATLPFFGVQPVLVDNNGKEINNKGETSGNLCIKSPWPSMMRGVYGDSKRFFDTYFSQFKGYYFTGDGARRDKDGYYWITGRVDDVINVSGHRIGSAEVESALVENKSVAEAAVVGFPHDIKGQGIYAYVTVKEGVTTNDALKKELVATVEKVIGKIARPDVIHWSPSLPKTRSGKIMRRILRKIASGEFEGLGDTSTLADPSVVQKLIEDKRKFHS; translated from the coding sequence ATGGCAAAAGAACGAGTAGTTTTACCATCCGCGGAATTTAAAAAGAATGCAAACATTACCCTTAAGGATTATAAATCTCTCTATAAAGAATCCATTGAGAACCCGAACAAATTTTGGGCAAGGGAAGCGAACCGACTGACTTGGTTTAAAAAATGGACCAAGGTTTTAAACCACGATTTTAAAAATGCAAAAGTGGAGTGGTTCAAAGGCGGAAAGCTCAACGTTTCTTACAATTGTTTAGATCGTCACATCAGTACTCCTTTGAAAAACAAAGCCGCTTTGATCTGGGAAGGAGATAATCCTTCAGAATCCAAGGTTCTTACATATTATGACCTTTACAGAGAGGTAAATCGTTTTGCGAACGTTCTCAAAAAATATGGAGTAAAAAAAGGAGATCGGGTTCTTGTTTATCTTCCTATGATTCCGGAGTTAGCCATTACGATTCTTGCATGTACTCGAATTGGCGCAATTCATTCCGTTGTTTTCGGTGGATTTTCTCCGGAAGCGCTTCAAAGCAGAATCGACGATTGCAAACCAAAGTTAATCGTCACCGCCGACGGAGGTTTCCGAGGCGGCAAACCCATTGAACTCAAAAGGAACGTCGACCTTGCTCTCGAAAAGTCCAAAGAGAATGTTAAAACAGTAATCGTTGTTCGTCGTACAGGGAACGAATCCGGTCTAGTTTGGAAAGACGGTCAGGATTATTGGTATCATTTTTTGATCGGCGATCCCGATTTGCCTTCCTATTGTAAACCGGAATCGATGGATGCGGAAGATCCTCTTTTTATTCTTTACACTTCCGGTTCGACGGGAAAACCGAAAGGAGTTTTACATACTACCGGCGGTTATCTTCTGGGAGCTAATTTAACATTTCATTATGTATTCGATATCAAACCAGAAGACACATATTGGTGCACTGCGGACATAGGTTGGGTGACGGGTCATTCTTATTTAGTTTATGGTCCTTTGTCCAACGGGGCTTCTTCTGTGATGTTTGAAGGGGTTCCTTCTTATCCGGACGCAGGAAGATTTTGGGACGTTATCGATAAGTACGGAGTGAATATTTTTTATACGGCTCCGACCGCGATCCGTGCTTTGATGAGAGAAGGATTGACTCATGTTCAAAAAAGAAATTTGAGTTCTTTACGTCTTCTGGGTTCTGTCGGAGAGCCGATCAACCCTGAAGCTTGGGAATGGTATTTTAAAATTATCGGAAAAGGAAAATGCCCGATCGTAGATACTTGGTGGCAAACCGAAACCGGATCTATTATGATCACTGCGTTGCCCGGAGCTATTCCGCAAAAGCCGGGTTCGGCTACTTTACCGTTTTTCGGTGTTCAACCCGTATTGGTGGATAATAACGGAAAAGAAATAAATAACAAAGGAGAAACTTCCGGAAATTTGTGTATCAAGAGTCCTTGGCCTTCGATGATGCGCGGAGTTTACGGAGATTCGAAACGATTCTTTGATACATATTTCTCTCAATTCAAAGGATATTATTTTACAGGAGATGGAGCGCGCAGAGATAAAGACGGTTACTATTGGATTACTGGTCGTGTAGATGATGTGATCAACGTTTCCGGTCATAGAATCGGAAGTGCGGAAGTAGAAAGCGCACTCGTTGAAAATAAATCCGTCGCCGAGGCTGCTGTAGTCGGATTTCCTCACGATATTAAAGGGCAGGGAATATACGCATATGTTACCGTAAAGGAAGGCGTTACGACAAATGATGCCTTGAAAAAAGAGCTCGTTGCAACCGTTGAAAAGGTAATCGGCAAAATTGCGAGACCAGATGTGATTCATTGGTCGCCAAGTCTTCCAAAAACTCGTTCCGGAAAAATTATGAGAAGAATTTTAAGAAAGATCGCTTCGGGAGAATTCGAGGGGCTCGGTGATACGTCGACTCTCGCGGATCCGTCGGTGGTTCAGAAGTTGATCGAAGACAAAAGGAAATTCCATAGTTAA
- a CDS encoding ABC transporter substrate-binding protein gives MVASRNSNLAPMVASRNSNLAPMVARLGPKRIICLTEETTELFYLLGEEERIVGISAYTVRPLKAKEQKPKVSAFINGNIKRIRELKPDLIIGFSDIQANLAKDLISEGLNVLVTNQRTISEIFDTLLLLGSIVNKRNETQKLIEGWKRKLDEIQKRYLSRSRVSVFFQEWDEPIISGISWVSELIELAGGKDCFEYLKKKSLAKDRIISASDVAKANPDIYIGSWCGKPVNFEWVQKHPDWQNVNAIRNQKIYELDSSIILQPGPALFEEGIDHLVRLIHS, from the coding sequence ATGGTCGCTTCGCGGAACTCAAACCTCGCTCCTATGGTCGCTTCGCGGAACTCAAACCTCGCTCCTATGGTCGCTCGGTTAGGTCCGAAAAGAATTATCTGTCTCACAGAAGAAACGACCGAGTTATTTTATTTACTCGGAGAGGAAGAACGTATCGTAGGCATCTCCGCATATACAGTTCGACCTCTCAAAGCTAAAGAACAAAAACCCAAGGTTTCCGCGTTTATCAACGGAAATATTAAACGTATTCGGGAGTTGAAGCCGGATCTTATCATCGGCTTTTCGGATATTCAAGCCAACTTAGCAAAAGATTTAATATCGGAGGGACTTAACGTTCTTGTAACCAATCAAAGAACAATTTCCGAGATTTTTGATACGTTGTTGCTCCTCGGATCCATCGTAAACAAAAGGAACGAAACACAAAAACTAATAGAAGGTTGGAAAAGAAAGTTAGACGAAATTCAGAAAAGATATCTTTCTCGAAGTCGTGTTTCCGTTTTCTTTCAAGAATGGGACGAACCGATCATCAGTGGAATCTCCTGGGTTTCCGAATTGATTGAGCTGGCGGGCGGAAAAGATTGTTTTGAATATCTTAAAAAAAAATCCTTAGCGAAGGATAGAATTATCTCCGCATCGGACGTGGCAAAAGCGAATCCGGACATATACATAGGTTCTTGGTGCGGAAAACCGGTGAATTTTGAATGGGTGCAGAAACATCCGGATTGGCAAAATGTGAACGCAATTCGAAATCAAAAAATTTACGAGTTGGATTCTTCAATCATTCTCCAACCTGGTCCCGCATTATTTGAGGAAGGGATCGATCATCTCGTCAGATTGATTCATTCTTAA
- a CDS encoding 4Fe-4S dicluster domain-containing protein → MKIIFEILNIIRPAKTMNYKKVLPFNPNARGIPIPMLSSNESCLSCKSCEQVCPTHSLKIHSKDKMSFDYGACLQCGRCSEFCSDGKIIDSGFVHVYSTDREALKVTYTNGMPDEKPEMENEEVKRFRKATKKTGFQFREVAASGNNTTEAEINASFNALFDSEASKIRVVASPKHADALVYSGPVGPNMEGPLDTAWETMPSPKALVACGSEAVSGGLFKLGKLPKEPDLFIGGDPPRPDVIVSAFRYLMGTREFSFRAELAKFVQNLKETK, encoded by the coding sequence ATGAAAATTATATTCGAAATATTGAATATAATTCGTCCTGCAAAAACGATGAATTATAAAAAGGTTTTACCCTTCAACCCGAACGCGAGGGGAATTCCGATTCCTATGTTATCTTCCAATGAATCCTGTCTTTCCTGCAAGTCTTGCGAGCAAGTATGTCCGACTCATTCACTCAAAATTCATTCCAAGGATAAGATGAGTTTTGATTATGGAGCTTGTCTTCAGTGTGGAAGATGTTCCGAGTTTTGCTCTGATGGAAAGATTATCGATTCTGGTTTTGTTCACGTATATTCCACCGATCGGGAAGCCTTAAAAGTAACGTATACCAATGGAATGCCGGATGAAAAACCGGAAATGGAAAACGAGGAAGTAAAGCGGTTTAGAAAGGCCACAAAGAAAACCGGGTTTCAGTTTAGAGAGGTCGCTGCCAGCGGGAATAATACAACCGAAGCGGAAATCAACGCAAGTTTTAACGCTCTCTTTGACAGTGAGGCGAGTAAAATTCGGGTCGTCGCTTCTCCGAAGCACGCGGACGCGCTTGTCTATTCGGGTCCGGTTGGACCGAATATGGAAGGCCCACTCGATACGGCGTGGGAGACGATGCCTTCTCCAAAAGCTCTTGTGGCTTGCGGTTCGGAAGCGGTTTCAGGAGGGCTTTTCAAGCTCGGTAAACTTCCAAAAGAACCTGACTTGTTCATTGGAGGAGATCCTCCTCGCCCGGATGTGATTGTTTCCGCGTTTCGGTATTTGATGGGAACCAGAGAGTTCTCTTTCAGAGCGGAACTGGCAAAGTTCGTTCAAAATTTAAAGGAAACCAAATAA
- a CDS encoding proton-conducting transporter membrane subunit — MNLLVLNGIGVTVLFLILLAYILAPTRGQRQITMWSFLMILCVALSFAAWNLEGFALQWVLIEATTFTGALLVSSSRTSKSFPIAWKFLLINSFGLGIAFLGIIIVTATLYGIDHPVEVLAGKLSEHPENLWIEIGLWLAIFGYSAKLGLFPNHVWVVDTYGESPSQISALIAAFVPIAVSYALRPFIHMDHQLYPTTFSAADGLLILGIITMLQSIVALYQRNDLRMMTAKVALFHSGAIGIFLWMDLPDSVFNFVMAGNIVMKSVLFLTMGIVRMDAGKRELSKIFLSEKINKKALSLYTASLFVAFILPGSPIFVNDLLLLKVGWAQGQWFVITVPFLGLIFFGVLLYKTVPLFNLEDRPFAKEFAGTLQIRMTNSFLLFIMVLGLGIWGFYHLLQGEF; from the coding sequence ATGAATCTTCTCGTTTTGAACGGAATCGGTGTAACGGTTTTGTTTCTGATTCTTCTCGCTTATATTTTAGCGCCCACCAGAGGCCAAAGACAAATCACGATGTGGTCTTTTTTGATGATTCTTTGCGTTGCCTTAAGTTTTGCAGCGTGGAATTTGGAAGGATTTGCGCTTCAATGGGTTTTGATCGAAGCCACAACTTTTACCGGAGCTTTGCTTGTGTCTTCGAGCAGAACGTCTAAGTCGTTTCCGATCGCTTGGAAGTTTCTTTTGATCAATTCCTTCGGGTTAGGGATCGCGTTTTTAGGAATCATCATAGTTACAGCTACGTTATACGGCATTGATCATCCGGTCGAAGTTTTGGCGGGTAAGTTATCCGAACATCCGGAAAATCTCTGGATTGAAATCGGACTTTGGCTGGCGATTTTCGGGTATTCCGCAAAACTCGGACTTTTTCCCAATCATGTTTGGGTCGTAGATACTTATGGTGAAAGTCCGAGTCAAATCTCCGCATTGATCGCCGCGTTTGTTCCGATCGCGGTAAGTTACGCGTTACGTCCGTTCATTCACATGGATCACCAATTGTATCCGACTACTTTCAGCGCGGCGGACGGGTTATTAATCTTAGGAATTATAACGATGTTGCAGAGTATCGTTGCGCTCTATCAAAGGAACGATTTGAGAATGATGACTGCGAAGGTGGCTCTATTTCACAGTGGCGCGATTGGAATTTTTCTCTGGATGGATCTTCCTGATTCTGTGTTCAATTTCGTAATGGCCGGAAATATCGTAATGAAATCGGTCCTATTCTTAACGATGGGGATCGTGAGAATGGATGCCGGAAAGAGAGAGTTGAGCAAAATTTTTCTTTCTGAGAAGATCAACAAGAAAGCGTTATCGCTTTATACGGCTTCTTTGTTTGTCGCATTTATTCTTCCCGGTTCTCCGATTTTCGTAAATGATCTTTTACTTTTGAAAGTAGGCTGGGCTCAAGGCCAGTGGTTTGTGATTACGGTGCCGTTTTTGGGATTGATCTTTTTCGGAGTGTTGCTCTACAAAACGGTTCCTCTTTTTAACTTGGAGGACCGGCCGTTTGCAAAGGAATTTGCCGGAACATTACAGATCCGTATGACCAATTCGTTTTTGCTTTTTATCATGGTGCTCGGCCTCGGTATTTGGGGTTTTTATCATCTACTGCAAGGAGAATTTTGA
- a CDS encoding NADH-quinone oxidoreductase subunit H translates to MEIILKYLDPVIRIISFFALPFLCGGLIQKIRSYSQGRKGAPILQILYDTWRMIRKKPVDGPFSGFFTEASPLIAFLAGLVVWSLASFEWGSFLLIPFLIGVMRFALLAYSVENGTSFAGMGAAREIILYVFCEPIMILVLVVFESHLVFNANFASLAFGGLFLLGTSLVILAELAKPPFDDPRTHLELTMVHEAMLLEASGSRRALFELAQQFKTSSLFLFVAKMGVYHGEFFLSRSVSPFWLDVVAILGALFVSVCVGYIEANSTRRKWLWIPELLGLNFIFMLFLGILLKLG, encoded by the coding sequence ATGGAAATTATTCTTAAGTACCTTGACCCAGTAATTCGGATAATATCGTTTTTTGCTCTCCCATTTTTGTGTGGGGGGCTTATTCAAAAAATACGTTCCTATTCGCAAGGAAGAAAGGGCGCTCCTATTCTTCAGATACTCTACGATACTTGGAGAATGATCCGTAAAAAACCGGTGGATGGGCCCTTTTCCGGGTTCTTTACGGAAGCGTCTCCTCTCATAGCTTTTTTGGCGGGGCTTGTGGTTTGGAGTTTGGCGAGTTTCGAATGGGGATCGTTTCTTCTTATCCCGTTCCTAATCGGAGTTATGCGATTTGCGTTACTCGCCTATTCCGTGGAAAACGGAACTTCGTTTGCGGGAATGGGAGCGGCGAGAGAAATAATTCTCTACGTGTTTTGCGAACCGATCATGATCCTCGTTCTCGTGGTGTTCGAATCGCATCTTGTGTTCAACGCGAACTTTGCAAGTCTCGCGTTCGGCGGCCTTTTTTTGTTGGGAACTTCTTTGGTAATTTTAGCTGAACTCGCAAAACCGCCGTTTGACGATCCGAGAACTCATTTGGAGCTTACGATGGTTCACGAGGCGATGTTGTTGGAAGCCTCTGGAAGCAGAAGGGCTCTTTTCGAATTGGCGCAACAATTTAAAACAAGTTCTTTGTTTCTTTTTGTCGCAAAGATGGGCGTTTATCACGGGGAATTCTTTTTAAGTAGATCGGTATCTCCGTTCTGGCTTGATGTGGTGGCGATCTTAGGCGCTCTTTTTGTTTCCGTTTGCGTTGGTTACATCGAAGCGAATAGTACTCGAAGAAAATGGCTTTGGATTCCAGAGTTACTCGGTTTGAATTTTATTTTTATGCTCTTTTTGGGTATCCTTCTCAAGTTAGGTTGA
- a CDS encoding proton-conducting transporter membrane subunit: MIILSYLIVAMSLVVPFLAAKVLGKDFFGQDTAVFIGLTLQTVLGMIISVYVHGYEHRKRTTILLGYAIFFLSTGLCYLVGKTLWLILFWELSTVSAFLLYQGGKWTPNSIKSFIALVVAGGVGAFCFTYWIYSPEGQFGNVFLVAGLLVKAAFFGFHFWLPEAHSGSPAHASAAYSGILVNLPLILFHQLVAPWLGNTVYIKILIPLAGFGVLWAGLSSLFSKDAKKAIAYSTVENMNFLFLCILLSALWKDSEVENLKVLSRSFSFLFILSLIHHSISKTFQFLSIGYLTKISGFSNVDQNTGVGRISGLPASLLSLGTISFLAIPGTTGFLSEATFVKLVAGVLEIPGQSAILVLPLLILVSSGLVLGAAGHLRIFLGMVLSRPRTEWSENKPSRSIFYSLSLSGTLILLVSLVISAYAVYYSPTTEWLDEKWYRGLAIVNFLGLGMLTFVGIFGWRTKIARRKLWDCGGNYGGADVAIPSDGISDPLFPSLGRYFTNEEGNSRLDEGILHGIIKFLNTFKTRVNEADEESISINLAFSSVTVVILLFVIIGLKLTEGDLWKLFLSTLTQ; the protein is encoded by the coding sequence ATGATTATTCTATCTTATTTGATAGTTGCAATGTCTCTTGTTGTACCCTTTTTAGCAGCAAAGGTGCTCGGTAAGGATTTTTTCGGGCAGGATACGGCTGTATTTATTGGCCTTACTCTTCAGACGGTGTTGGGAATGATAATTTCCGTTTATGTTCACGGTTATGAGCACCGTAAAAGAACAACCATTCTTTTGGGCTATGCTATATTTTTTCTCAGTACTGGATTGTGCTATTTAGTCGGTAAAACTTTATGGCTGATTCTATTTTGGGAATTGTCCACGGTTAGCGCTTTCCTTCTTTATCAAGGAGGCAAATGGACTCCGAATTCCATCAAAAGTTTTATTGCGTTAGTCGTTGCGGGTGGGGTCGGAGCTTTTTGTTTTACGTATTGGATTTATTCTCCCGAAGGTCAGTTCGGAAATGTTTTTTTGGTTGCCGGTCTTTTGGTGAAAGCGGCCTTTTTTGGATTTCACTTCTGGCTTCCGGAAGCTCACTCTGGATCTCCGGCGCATGCGTCTGCCGCTTACTCGGGAATTTTGGTAAATCTTCCTTTGATTCTTTTTCATCAGCTCGTGGCACCTTGGCTCGGTAATACTGTTTATATCAAAATTTTAATTCCTTTGGCGGGTTTCGGAGTACTTTGGGCGGGTTTATCTTCTTTATTTTCAAAGGATGCTAAGAAGGCGATTGCTTACAGCACCGTAGAGAATATGAATTTTCTGTTTCTTTGTATTCTTCTTTCCGCGTTGTGGAAAGACAGTGAAGTGGAGAATTTAAAAGTACTCAGCAGATCTTTTTCGTTTCTGTTCATTCTTTCTTTGATCCACCACAGTATCAGTAAGACGTTTCAATTCCTTTCAATCGGATACCTCACCAAAATATCAGGTTTTTCGAATGTAGATCAGAACACAGGTGTCGGAAGAATTTCTGGATTACCCGCTTCGTTGTTGAGTTTAGGGACGATCAGTTTTCTCGCGATTCCGGGGACCACTGGATTTCTTTCGGAAGCGACGTTTGTGAAATTAGTCGCGGGAGTTTTGGAAATTCCGGGACAAAGCGCAATTCTCGTCCTTCCTCTTTTGATTTTAGTTTCCTCCGGTTTGGTTTTAGGAGCAGCGGGGCACTTGAGAATTTTTTTGGGAATGGTGTTGTCCAGACCGAGAACCGAATGGTCTGAAAACAAACCTTCGCGTTCGATTTTTTATTCTCTTTCTTTGAGCGGAACTTTGATCCTTCTCGTTTCTTTGGTGATTTCGGCGTACGCGGTTTACTATTCCCCAACCACCGAATGGTTGGATGAGAAATGGTATCGCGGACTTGCAATCGTCAACTTTCTCGGACTCGGTATGCTCACGTTTGTTGGAATTTTCGGCTGGAGAACAAAAATTGCTAGAAGGAAACTTTGGGACTGCGGCGGCAATTACGGCGGTGCGGACGTTGCGATTCCTTCCGATGGAATTTCGGATCCTCTTTTCCCTTCTCTGGGAAGATATTTTACCAACGAGGAAGGAAATTCTCGTTTAGACGAGGGAATACTTCATGGAATTATAAAATTCTTAAATACTTTTAAGACGAGAGTGAACGAGGCGGATGAGGAATCGATTTCGATCAACCTTGCATTTTCGTCCGTAACCGTGGTGATCCTTCTGTTTGTGATTATCGGTCTGAAATTAACCGAGGGAGATTTATGGAAATTATTCTTAAGTACCTTGACCCAGTAA